In Chrysiogenia bacterium, one genomic interval encodes:
- a CDS encoding acyl-CoA dehydrogenase family protein, translating to MAKQASKGMERFEYGETQEVLRTSAKKFLGANFGTERVRELCSAGTGFDEKDWNEMSALGWHGLLIPENMGGVGLGIYELGILLEEQGYHLMVAPYLSSQIGVLAIDAAAKAPQKKKLFPQIAEGAIRPTLAAFEKDQGWDLCAGGVKAKKSGKSYVLTGTKVNVMDAGSADLLLVTTNTSKGPTLFAVDAKAKGVKITSNKLVDETRHTATVKLTGVKVSEDAVLGAEGGAAKALEKALPRIWVALAAEMLGAARKLLHTSVEYAKVREQFGRPIGSFQGVKHRLVDRFADIENARSIVYGALWAQDHDAPRALLTARMAKAYLSEVGPLTADTAVRTHGGIGFTWECDVHLFWKRLRWAQLAYGDGPFHRKALAEMIL from the coding sequence ATGGCAAAACAGGCAAGCAAGGGAATGGAACGATTCGAATACGGTGAAACCCAGGAGGTGCTGCGCACCTCGGCCAAGAAATTTCTCGGCGCGAACTTCGGCACCGAGCGCGTGCGCGAGCTCTGCAGCGCGGGCACGGGTTTCGATGAAAAAGACTGGAACGAGATGTCGGCCCTTGGGTGGCACGGCCTCCTGATCCCCGAAAACATGGGCGGGGTGGGCCTTGGCATCTATGAGCTTGGCATCCTTCTCGAAGAGCAGGGCTACCACCTGATGGTGGCGCCGTATCTCTCCAGCCAGATCGGCGTGCTCGCGATCGATGCCGCCGCCAAGGCGCCGCAGAAAAAGAAGCTCTTCCCGCAGATCGCAGAGGGCGCGATTCGCCCGACGCTCGCAGCCTTTGAAAAAGATCAGGGCTGGGATCTGTGCGCCGGCGGCGTCAAGGCCAAGAAGTCGGGCAAGAGCTATGTGCTGACCGGCACGAAGGTGAACGTCATGGACGCCGGCAGCGCCGACCTGCTGCTGGTCACTACCAACACAAGCAAGGGCCCGACCCTCTTTGCGGTCGATGCGAAGGCCAAGGGCGTAAAGATCACCTCCAACAAGCTTGTCGACGAGACGCGCCACACCGCGACCGTAAAGCTCACGGGCGTGAAGGTGAGCGAGGACGCGGTGCTCGGCGCCGAGGGCGGCGCGGCCAAGGCGCTCGAAAAAGCGCTGCCGCGCATCTGGGTGGCGCTTGCCGCCGAGATGCTGGGCGCCGCCCGCAAGCTGCTTCACACCTCGGTGGAATACGCCAAGGTGCGCGAGCAGTTCGGTCGCCCGATCGGCAGCTTCCAGGGTGTGAAGCACCGCCTCGTCGATCGCTTTGCCGACATCGAGAACGCGCGCAGCATCGTCTACGGCGCCCTTTGGGCGCAGGACCACGACGCGCCGCGTGCGCTGCTCACCGCGCGCATGGCCAAGGCCTATCTCTCGGAGGTCGGCCCGCTTACCGCCGACACGGCGGTGCGCACCCACGGTGGTATCGGCTTTACCTGGGAGTGCGACGTCCACCTGTTCTGGAAACGCCTGCGCTGGGCCCAGCTCGCCTACGGTGACGGCCCCTTCCATCGCAAGGCGCTGGCGGAGATGATTCTTTAG
- a CDS encoding acyl-CoA dehydrogenase family protein: MAKHDPYAEDTPEQAKYRKELKKWLEKNLPPKPKFHLPMSFLEVDQADQVAYLQKWQNTLYKGGYLGLGVSEKYGGHGGESWMQKVVNQELARAKAPTILNVIGIRMAMPTILSHGSEEQKKKYIPGILSCDEIWCQGFSEPNAGSDLGSAQTFAEKRGDSWIINGHKIWTTQGQFAKWMILLARTDKEAKKHAGLSYFLVPMQSEGIEVKPLTKMTREDSFNQTFFENVEIPAEQIVGKPGQGWMIAMTTLLHERGSGGSGDVGIHSAFEGRIRQTAALAKSRKRGGKSMLDDPLVRDDLVKLAIETEALRQHSTRAKIQKLQDYPMGIMSLSKLQQSEMMMRLGEVSIRVLGPDAWHWAESPGAFEYGDWELFFMNGYGPIIGGGTSEIQKNIIGERILGMAKG, translated from the coding sequence ATGGCGAAACACGATCCCTATGCCGAAGACACGCCCGAACAGGCGAAATACCGCAAAGAATTGAAGAAGTGGCTGGAGAAGAATCTTCCTCCCAAGCCCAAGTTCCACCTGCCCATGTCCTTTCTGGAAGTCGATCAGGCCGATCAGGTGGCCTACCTGCAGAAGTGGCAGAACACGCTCTACAAGGGCGGCTACCTGGGGCTCGGCGTGTCCGAGAAATACGGCGGCCACGGCGGCGAGTCGTGGATGCAGAAAGTCGTCAATCAGGAACTCGCGCGCGCAAAGGCGCCGACCATCCTCAACGTCATCGGTATCCGCATGGCGATGCCGACGATTCTCTCCCACGGCAGTGAAGAACAGAAGAAGAAATACATTCCCGGCATCCTCTCCTGCGACGAGATCTGGTGCCAGGGCTTTTCCGAGCCCAACGCCGGTTCCGACCTGGGGTCGGCGCAGACCTTCGCCGAAAAGCGCGGTGATTCCTGGATCATCAACGGCCACAAGATCTGGACCACCCAGGGTCAGTTCGCCAAGTGGATGATCCTGCTCGCGCGCACCGACAAGGAAGCCAAGAAACACGCGGGCCTCTCGTATTTCCTGGTGCCCATGCAGTCTGAGGGCATCGAGGTCAAACCGCTGACCAAGATGACCCGCGAGGATTCCTTCAACCAGACCTTCTTCGAGAACGTCGAGATCCCGGCCGAGCAGATCGTCGGCAAGCCCGGCCAGGGCTGGATGATCGCCATGACCACTCTCCTGCACGAGCGCGGCAGCGGCGGCAGCGGCGACGTGGGAATCCACAGTGCCTTTGAGGGCCGCATTCGCCAGACGGCGGCGCTCGCCAAGAGCCGCAAACGCGGCGGCAAGTCGATGCTCGACGATCCGCTCGTGCGCGATGACCTCGTAAAACTCGCCATTGAGACCGAGGCCCTTCGCCAGCATTCGACCCGCGCGAAGATCCAGAAGCTTCAGGACTACCCGATGGGAATCATGTCGCTCTCAAAACTGCAGCAGAGCGAGATGATGATGCGCCTTGGCGAGGTCTCCATCCGCGTGCTCGGTCCCGACGCCTGGCACTGGGCCGAATCGCCCGGCGCCTTTGAGTACGGGGACTGGGAGCTCTTCTTTATGAACGGCTACGGCCCCATCATCGGCGGCGGCACCAGTGAGATTCAGAAGAACATCATTGGCGAGCGCATCCTCGGAATGGCGAAGGGGTAA